In the genome of Anabaena cylindrica PCC 7122, the window GATGAAGAGGATGAAAGACATAGGGGGGATGAGAACAGGAAAGTAACGAGTGTAAATCCGAGTCAATCACTTGGTACTTGGTACTTGGTACTCGGTACTCAATCCTCAGCCACCGCTAACGGGAGGAATGAGGACAACTTCATCACTATCTTCTAGTAGGGTGTCTGGTTCCACAAAGATTAAATTAATCCCAAAACGGGTAACATCACGCCATTGTGAGAGTTCTGGGTGTTCAGTAATAAAGCGATCGCATACCGCCTTTACTGGTGTACCATCAGGAAAATCGAGTACTAGTTCACTCACACCATAAGCCTCTTGATAGGCAGCGAACAACTTAACGGTTACGGTAATTGCAGATTTCGACATACAATTTTTCTACACCCTAATTCATTTCCTTATTTACCGGTCAAGAGTTTCTGTAAAATAACGTAATTATGTAATTTTTTGTCAAGATGATGATCAAGTATTAAAATTTAATCCCCAACTGCTGAAAGTCTTGCTGGATTTCGTTAAGCAGAGCTTTATTGTGAGGATCTGTCTTTAAAGCCTTTTTTAGATAAATTCTCGCTTTTGGCAATTGTTTATCAGCAATTAGCGCCCTTCCCCAGATTTGATAAGCGATCGCTTGCCATTGGCGCACTTCTATATCTAGTGGTAATCTAGCAGCTAGAGCTTCCACAAGAGCGATCGCTTGAGGAAAACGTCTTGCTTGCAAAAACCGCTGCAACTGCTCATAAGTTTTCCACTTTAACCGTTGTTCTATATCCTCTAGAGTAGGTGGGTGGGGCATTACAGTTGTTGTTGCTGCTGACTCCTGAGATTCCACCTCAATATAACTACGTACAGAAGTTGATGAACTACTGGATTTTGAGGTTATTGCCTCTGGCGGTATCACCGTTTGCAGGAATCTATAAGCCTCCGTCAAAGCAATAAATTTGTCTTTAGACTTTTCATCATCTGGGTTAATATCGGGGTGGTATTGCTGCACCAGTCGGCGGTAAGACGACTTAATTTCAGCAAAAGAGGCTCCCGACCTTAGTCCCAATAAACGGTAGCAATCTCCAAGGTCCATCTTGAGCTATCAGTGAGCAAATAATTTATTTTAGTTATTAGCATTAAAGCTTAAATCTAAATAATAAAAACTAAATTTATAGTTTAAAGTTCAAAATTGACACTTTTTAGGGATTGGGGAGATGAGGGAGAGTACTTATAATGCATTTGCCTCCTCTGCCCCCTGCTCCCTGCCCCCTGCCTCACTCTACGGGCGTTCTTCAATCACACGGTCAATTAAGCCGTATTCCTTAGCTTCTTGAGCAGACATGAAAAAGTCACGATCCATGTCTTTTTCAATTTTGGCTAAAGTTTGGCCAGTGTTATCAACATAAATTTGATTTAACTGGTGACGAATGCGGATAATTTCTCTAGCTTCAATTTCGATATCAGATGCTTGACCACGAGTACCACCGGAAGGCTGGTGAATCATAATCCGGGAGTGAGGTAGAGCCATGCGTTTGCCCTTAGTTCCAGCTGCTAACAGGAAAGAACCCATTGAAGCAGCTAACCCAACGCAAATGGTGACAACATCAGATTTGATGTGTTGCATGGTGTCATAAATTGCCAAACCAGATGTTACCATGCCACCTGGGGAATTGATGTATAAGAAAATATCCTTACCTGGATCATCTGAGTCCAAATAAAGCATGATGGCAATAATTTGGTTAGCGATTTCGTCATCAACGTCTCTTCCCAGAAAAATGATTCTCTCCCTGGAAAGGCGATCGTAAATACTAATCCAGTCTGTATACTGTCCTCCGGGCATCCGGTAAGGAACTTTAGGAACGCCTATAGGCATTTTCGTTACTCCGTTTGTAATTAGTCAAGGGAATAGGGAATAGGGAATAGGGAATAGGGGAATAGGGAATAGGGAAAATAAACTTTTGCCTTTTTTCTGTCACCTGTCACCTGTCACCTTCTTAAAGCACACTTGCAGGGAGTGGGGGATTGGCGAGTTCTTCTTTCTCAAACACGCGGTCAATCAAACCGTACTCCTTCGCTTGGTAAGGAGTCATGTAGAAAAGACGATCCATATCCTTGGAGATTTTTGCTACTTCCTGTCCCGTGGTATGAGAGAGAATATCAAGCATTGATGCTTTGTTTGCCAAAACTTCCTTAGCCCGAATTTGAATATCCGTTGCTTGGCCTTGGGCGTAGCTCTTTGGCTGATGCAGGATAATATTGGAATTGGGCAAACTAGCACGACAACCTTTTGTACCAG includes:
- a CDS encoding MoaD/ThiS family protein; its protein translation is MSKSAITVTVKLFAAYQEAYGVSELVLDFPDGTPVKAVCDRFITEHPELSQWRDVTRFGINLIFVEPDTLLEDSDEVVLIPPVSGG
- a CDS encoding J domain-containing protein; amino-acid sequence: MDLGDCYRLLGLRSGASFAEIKSSYRRLVQQYHPDINPDDEKSKDKFIALTEAYRFLQTVIPPEAITSKSSSSSTSVRSYIEVESQESAATTTVMPHPPTLEDIEQRLKWKTYEQLQRFLQARRFPQAIALVEALAARLPLDIEVRQWQAIAYQIWGRALIADKQLPKARIYLKKALKTDPHNKALLNEIQQDFQQLGIKF
- a CDS encoding ATP-dependent Clp protease proteolytic subunit, translating into MPIGVPKVPYRMPGGQYTDWISIYDRLSRERIIFLGRDVDDEIANQIIAIMLYLDSDDPGKDIFLYINSPGGMVTSGLAIYDTMQHIKSDVVTICVGLAASMGSFLLAAGTKGKRMALPHSRIMIHQPSGGTRGQASDIEIEAREIIRIRHQLNQIYVDNTGQTLAKIEKDMDRDFFMSAQEAKEYGLIDRVIEERP